A section of the Brevundimonas sp. AJA228-03 genome encodes:
- a CDS encoding dicarboxylate/amino acid:cation symporter, whose protein sequence is MTPSRTHSVLTSLSLWVLIALVGGVAAGAAAQAYGIPGGTGTIAVVDALGQLWLNALRMTIIPLVFSLLVTGIASIADAAASGRLALKAVLVFAALLVVATVWAVASSLGLHMLWPIDPAGARALIAGAPPEAASEVAGNVTGGGFEAFLTGLTPSNPIRAAADDAILAIVVFAIAFGFATTKLPERLRQPVALFFEAVAQTMIVIVQWVLAVAPLGVFALAMGVGLRAGLGAAGVLGHYIALVVLSLIGLILLTYGIAVVFGRISLSRFASAVAPAQVVAFSTQSSLACLPVMVERATTRLGVSAPTAGLVLPLAVAVFRITSTVANLAVAIYCAKLFGVALSPQVLLAGSVAALAISVGTVGLPGQVSFFASIGPICLAMGIPLQVLPLLLAVEVVPDIFRTVGNVTADLAAARIVEGRDATADPEAASGI, encoded by the coding sequence ATGACCCCATCGCGCACCCACTCCGTCCTGACCTCCCTCAGCCTGTGGGTGCTGATCGCCCTGGTCGGGGGCGTGGCCGCGGGGGCGGCGGCGCAGGCGTATGGCATTCCGGGCGGGACGGGGACCATCGCCGTCGTCGATGCCCTGGGTCAGCTATGGCTCAATGCACTCAGGATGACCATCATCCCGCTGGTCTTCAGCCTGCTGGTCACCGGCATCGCCTCTATCGCCGATGCGGCGGCCTCGGGGCGGCTGGCCTTGAAGGCGGTGCTGGTGTTCGCGGCCCTGCTGGTCGTCGCCACGGTCTGGGCGGTCGCCTCATCACTGGGGCTGCATATGCTGTGGCCGATCGACCCGGCGGGGGCCCGGGCCCTGATCGCCGGAGCGCCACCCGAGGCCGCGAGCGAGGTCGCGGGTAACGTCACCGGCGGCGGGTTCGAGGCCTTCCTGACGGGCCTCACCCCGTCCAATCCGATCCGGGCGGCCGCCGACGACGCCATCCTGGCCATCGTCGTCTTCGCCATCGCGTTCGGCTTCGCCACGACGAAACTGCCCGAGCGCCTGCGCCAGCCCGTGGCCCTGTTCTTCGAGGCCGTGGCCCAGACCATGATCGTCATCGTCCAGTGGGTGCTGGCCGTCGCGCCGCTGGGCGTGTTCGCCCTGGCCATGGGCGTGGGGTTGCGCGCCGGGCTCGGGGCCGCGGGCGTGCTGGGTCACTATATCGCCCTGGTCGTGCTCAGCCTGATCGGCCTGATCCTGCTGACCTATGGGATCGCCGTCGTGTTCGGCCGGATCAGCCTGTCGCGGTTCGCCTCGGCCGTCGCCCCGGCCCAGGTGGTGGCATTTTCCACCCAGTCGTCCCTGGCCTGTCTGCCGGTGATGGTGGAGCGGGCGACGACGCGGCTGGGGGTCTCGGCCCCGACGGCGGGTCTGGTCCTGCCGCTGGCGGTGGCGGTGTTCCGCATCACCTCGACCGTCGCCAACCTTGCCGTCGCCATCTATTGCGCCAAATTGTTCGGCGTCGCCCTGTCACCGCAGGTCCTGCTGGCCGGCAGCGTGGCGGCCCTCGCCATCAGCGTCGGCACCGTCGGCCTGCCCGGACAGGTCAGCTTCTTCGCCTCCATCGGCCCCATCTGTCTGGCCATGGGCATCCCGCTGCAGGTCCTGCCCCTGTTGCTGGCGGTCGAGGTCGTGCCCGACATCTTCCGCACGGTCGGCAACGTCACGGCGGACTTGGCGGCGGCGCGGATCGTGGAGGGCCGCGATGCCACCGCCGACCCCGAGGCGGCCTCGGGCATCTGA
- a CDS encoding DUF6065 family protein, translating into MRKRLKGSAPARRPDAPLRSAETELICHVRDGWAPRIAPASPRRDWMTATPESFAYRCLPLAVANTHGWEVLNPCGFSARWHGGDHAGAVEIVLDPGADKSRAPNALFGSGTLTFHVDGIFRTSEGWNLWVGGPPNAMKDGIAPMGGVIETDWSPYTFTMNWRFTRPDVWIRFEENEPFCFFFPTPRGVLERLKPELRPMEDDPELLASFDAWRQARLDFQDWVKRTQPKTPADQWQKLYYRGLHPDGTPGPADHESKLRLSPFRQTGSRRVCPAGRGEGEKG; encoded by the coding sequence ATGAGGAAACGGCTGAAGGGATCGGCCCCGGCGCGCCGCCCCGACGCGCCCCTCCGGTCGGCCGAGACCGAACTGATCTGCCATGTGCGCGACGGCTGGGCCCCGCGCATCGCGCCCGCCTCACCGCGCCGCGACTGGATGACCGCGACGCCCGAGAGCTTCGCCTATCGCTGCCTGCCCCTGGCCGTCGCCAACACCCATGGCTGGGAGGTGCTGAACCCTTGCGGCTTTTCCGCCCGCTGGCACGGCGGCGACCATGCCGGGGCGGTCGAGATCGTGCTGGATCCGGGGGCGGACAAGTCCAGGGCCCCGAACGCCCTGTTCGGCAGCGGCACGTTGACGTTTCACGTCGACGGCATCTTCCGCACGTCGGAGGGCTGGAACCTGTGGGTCGGCGGCCCGCCCAACGCCATGAAGGACGGCATCGCCCCCATGGGGGGCGTGATCGAGACCGACTGGTCGCCCTACACCTTCACCATGAACTGGCGCTTCACCCGGCCCGACGTCTGGATCCGGTTCGAGGAGAACGAGCCCTTCTGCTTCTTCTTCCCCACGCCGCGCGGCGTGCTGGAACGGCTGAAGCCCGAACTGCGCCCGATGGAGGACGACCCCGAGCTGCTGGCCTCGTTCGACGCCTGGCGACAGGCGCGGCTGGACTTCCAGGACTGGGTCAAGCGGACCCAGCCCAAGACCCCGGCCGACCAGTGGCAGAAGCTCTACTACCGCGGCCTGCACCCCGACGGCACGCCCGGCCCGGCCGACCACGAATCAAAGCTTCGCCTGTCCCCCTTCCGCCAGACCGGCTCGCGCCGCGTCTGCCCGGCCGGGCGGGGGGAGGGGGAGAAGGGGTAG
- a CDS encoding DUF6481 family protein, giving the protein MRDLKQTGFNDRITAQQEAKKALLAKFKPKPTVTDPEFDRLAEKRAAEKEALRLQHEAAKAEERRIRQEREEARLAAMRETEEAKEAEKRAARKERKQLTKEEQKAARDARYAARKARR; this is encoded by the coding sequence ATGAGAGATCTGAAACAGACCGGCTTCAACGACCGCATCACGGCCCAGCAGGAGGCCAAGAAGGCGCTGCTGGCCAAGTTCAAGCCCAAGCCGACCGTGACCGACCCCGAGTTCGACCGTCTGGCCGAAAAGCGCGCGGCGGAAAAAGAAGCCCTGCGCCTGCAGCACGAGGCCGCAAAGGCCGAGGAACGCCGCATCAGGCAGGAGCGTGAAGAAGCCCGTCTGGCTGCCATGCGCGAGACCGAGGAGGCCAAAGAGGCCGAGAAGCGCGCCGCTCGCAAGGAGCGCAAGCAACTCACCAAGGAAGAGCAGAAGGCCGCACGCGACGCCCGCTACGCCGCCCGCAAGGCGCGTCGCTAG
- a CDS encoding cell wall hydrolase: MTAAAMFGGVLGLGIGCAYLGGTVAKATTVRAQAERLEGATSAGFTEEALAAAAGGLDASALAIARRHDPYTVAGSAQRDRQAELLTARLEQLRPQRMDAGLRRASLSDAPRPFHLGNALDDSRDLECLTQAAYYEARGEGADGMRAVAQVVLNRARHAAFPNSICGVVFQGAGRRVGCQFSFTCDGSMRGTVNRVAWNRARSIASAALSGSVYAGVGNATHFHTTGVSPSWRNSLMRVGQVGNHVFYRFGGRSGTTSAFAYQTRPSSGGEMQHTVYAGIDPSTSLRQAGEAIAYTALVAQENLASGTTSAPATQAPAIQPASPPVQAPTAPATTPAQVQPATTPKA, from the coding sequence ATGACGGCGGCAGCGATGTTCGGCGGCGTCCTGGGGCTGGGAATCGGCTGTGCCTATCTGGGCGGCACCGTCGCGAAGGCGACGACCGTGCGTGCCCAGGCCGAACGGCTCGAGGGGGCGACTTCCGCCGGCTTCACCGAGGAAGCCCTGGCCGCTGCCGCCGGAGGTCTGGACGCCAGCGCCCTGGCCATTGCCCGTCGTCACGATCCGTACACCGTGGCCGGCTCCGCCCAGCGTGACCGCCAGGCCGAACTGCTGACCGCCCGCCTGGAGCAGCTTCGTCCGCAGCGTATGGATGCCGGTCTGCGACGCGCCAGCCTGTCGGACGCCCCGCGGCCCTTCCACCTCGGCAACGCCCTCGATGACAGCCGTGACCTCGAATGCCTGACCCAGGCGGCCTACTATGAGGCGCGCGGCGAGGGTGCCGACGGAATGCGCGCCGTGGCCCAGGTCGTGCTGAACCGCGCGCGCCATGCGGCCTTCCCGAACAGCATCTGCGGCGTCGTCTTCCAGGGAGCCGGCCGTCGGGTCGGCTGCCAGTTCAGCTTCACCTGCGACGGCTCGATGCGCGGCACCGTCAACCGCGTTGCCTGGAACCGGGCGCGCTCGATCGCCTCGGCGGCCCTGTCCGGCTCGGTCTATGCCGGCGTCGGCAATGCGACCCATTTTCACACCACAGGCGTCTCGCCGTCGTGGCGGAACTCGCTGATGCGTGTCGGCCAGGTCGGCAATCACGTCTTCTACCGCTTCGGCGGTCGCTCGGGCACCACCAGCGCCTTCGCCTATCAGACGCGGCCATCGAGCGGCGGCGAGATGCAACACACCGTCTATGCCGGCATCGACCCCTCGACCAGCCTGCGTCAGGCGGGCGAGGCGATCGCCTATACGGCCCTCGTGGCTCAGGAAAACCTGGCGTCCGGCACGACATCGGCCCCGGCCACTCAGGCCCCGGCGATCCAGCCTGCATCGCCCCCGGTTCAGGCACCGACCGCCCCGGCCACGACACCGGCCCAGGTCCAGCCCGCCACCACGCCGAAGGCCTGA
- the nadC gene encoding carboxylating nicotinate-nucleotide diphosphorylase, whose product MIPSLPDILILPIVRAALAEDLGRAGDVTAAACIPDGARMRAVFAARKPGVLAGIDCVRLTVLEIDPDASVDLRMQDGDAFEAGAVLAEVEADARAFLSAERTALNLLGRLCGIATLTRAYVEAVAGTGARIADTRKTTPGLRALEKHAVRCGGGINHRFGLDDAILIKDNHIAVCGGVEAAITAARAHVGHLMKIEVEVDGLDQLDVALGMVAGGRGPDVIMLDNFDLAMLAEAERRRRGGGHRVVLEASGGVNLSTVRGIAKTGVDVISVGALTHSASVLDIGLDAV is encoded by the coding sequence ATGATCCCGTCGCTTCCCGATATCCTGATCCTGCCGATCGTGCGCGCCGCACTGGCCGAAGACCTGGGCCGGGCCGGCGATGTGACGGCGGCGGCCTGTATCCCGGACGGCGCGCGGATGCGGGCGGTCTTTGCGGCGAGGAAGCCAGGCGTGCTGGCGGGCATCGATTGCGTGCGGCTGACCGTGCTGGAGATCGACCCGGATGCGTCCGTCGACCTGCGGATGCAGGACGGGGACGCGTTCGAGGCAGGGGCCGTGCTGGCCGAGGTCGAGGCGGACGCGCGGGCCTTTCTGTCGGCGGAGCGCACGGCGCTGAACCTGCTGGGACGGCTGTGCGGGATCGCCACTCTGACGCGGGCCTATGTGGAGGCGGTGGCCGGTACAGGGGCGCGGATCGCGGACACGCGCAAGACCACGCCCGGCCTGCGCGCGCTGGAGAAACACGCGGTGCGCTGTGGCGGGGGCATCAATCACCGCTTCGGCCTGGATGACGCCATCCTCATCAAGGACAACCACATCGCCGTCTGCGGCGGCGTGGAGGCGGCGATCACGGCCGCGCGCGCGCATGTCGGCCACCTGATGAAGATCGAGGTCGAGGTGGACGGGCTGGATCAGCTGGACGTCGCCCTCGGGATGGTCGCCGGGGGTCGGGGGCCGGACGTCATCATGCTGGACAATTTCGACCTGGCGATGCTGGCCGAGGCGGAGCGGCGGAGGCGAGGTGGCGGACACCGGGTGGTGCTGGAGGCGTCCGGCGGTGTGAATCTGTCGACCGTGCGGGGCATTGCCAAGACGGGCGTGGACGTGATCTCGGTGGGCGCGCTCACCCATTCGGCATCGGTACTGGATATCGGTCTGGACGCGGTCTGA
- a CDS encoding L-aspartate oxidase: protein MSRIVHDGPLIIGGGLAGLSAALAAAPRPVLVISPAPLLEAASSAWAQGGVAAALSRDDAPALHLKDTEAAGAGLVDHHAAEVLTDEGRSTVEWLASLGAPFDRDAAGEFSVSLEAAHSKARVARVGGDGAGRAILSALVDSVRAATHITVWEDARLRSLIQDQTGRVRGAVIEHPGGTLVEVLAPAVVLATGGAGGLFGATTTPTALKGEGMALAWAAGAEILDPEFVQFHPTAIDVGLDPMPLATEALRGEGARLIDGEGRFLLGEAPDADLKARDIVARAVHAARTAGRGALLDATRAIGAHFPTEFPAVFAACMKAGLDPRTTPIPVAAAAHYHMGGIGADPDGRTSLPGLFAVGECAATGVHGANRLASNSLLEAAAFGRRTGRLAATMMAGTGPVVVGVVIDDLPAEAMLELRAGMSANCGVVRNGDGLRRQIALIDRLEATCGAAPALVAARLIVEAALARHESRGGHYRIDYPDTASVARHTRLCRAEIEAMAAE from the coding sequence ATGAGCCGGATCGTGCACGATGGACCGCTGATCATCGGCGGCGGGCTGGCCGGCCTGTCGGCCGCGCTGGCGGCCGCGCCGCGACCCGTTCTGGTCATCAGTCCGGCCCCCCTGCTGGAAGCCGCCTCGAGCGCCTGGGCGCAGGGCGGCGTGGCGGCGGCCCTGTCGAGGGACGACGCACCTGCGCTGCATCTGAAGGACACCGAGGCGGCCGGGGCCGGTCTGGTCGACCACCATGCGGCCGAGGTCCTGACGGACGAGGGCCGTTCGACGGTCGAATGGCTGGCGTCTCTGGGCGCACCGTTCGACCGGGACGCGGCGGGCGAGTTCTCCGTCAGCCTGGAGGCGGCCCATTCGAAGGCGCGGGTGGCGCGGGTCGGCGGCGACGGCGCCGGGCGGGCGATCCTGTCGGCCCTGGTCGACTCGGTCCGGGCGGCGACGCACATCACGGTGTGGGAGGACGCGCGTCTGAGGTCGCTGATCCAGGACCAGACCGGCCGGGTGCGCGGCGCGGTGATCGAGCATCCGGGCGGGACCCTGGTCGAGGTGCTGGCCCCGGCCGTGGTGCTGGCGACCGGCGGCGCTGGCGGGCTGTTCGGGGCGACGACGACCCCGACCGCGCTGAAGGGCGAGGGCATGGCCCTGGCCTGGGCGGCGGGGGCCGAAATCCTCGATCCGGAGTTCGTGCAGTTCCACCCCACGGCCATCGATGTCGGCCTGGACCCCATGCCGCTGGCGACCGAGGCGCTGCGGGGCGAGGGCGCGCGGCTGATCGACGGGGAGGGACGTTTCCTGCTGGGCGAGGCACCGGATGCGGATCTGAAGGCGCGCGACATCGTGGCCCGTGCGGTCCACGCAGCGCGGACGGCCGGGCGCGGGGCCTTGCTGGATGCGACCCGGGCGATCGGCGCGCATTTTCCGACCGAATTTCCGGCCGTGTTCGCCGCCTGTATGAAGGCCGGGCTGGACCCACGCACGACACCGATCCCGGTGGCGGCGGCGGCTCACTATCACATGGGCGGAATCGGCGCGGACCCGGACGGACGTACCAGCCTGCCGGGCCTGTTCGCGGTCGGGGAATGTGCGGCAACAGGGGTCCATGGTGCCAACCGTCTGGCGTCCAACTCCCTGCTTGAGGCTGCCGCGTTCGGGCGCCGGACGGGGCGGCTGGCGGCGACCATGATGGCCGGGACCGGGCCGGTTGTCGTCGGGGTGGTGATCGACGACCTGCCGGCCGAGGCGATGCTGGAACTCCGCGCGGGCATGAGCGCCAACTGCGGCGTGGTCCGCAACGGCGACGGCCTGCGGCGTCAGATCGCGCTCATCGACCGGCTGGAGGCGACCTGCGGGGCGGCACCGGCCCTGGTCGCGGCCCGACTGATCGTAGAGGCGGCCCTGGCCCGGCACGAGAGCCGGGGCGGGCATTATCGCATCGACTACCCGGACACGGCGTCGGTGGCGCGGCACACCCGCTTGTGTCGGGCAGAGATCGAGGCGATGGCGGCGGAATGA
- a CDS encoding metalloprotease, which translates to MSEIGPWGARDGRAATPGVSAETAVPASSPGAPPIDKGQSLPWAIGSTLLLGGFIWLTTGSWVVAVAAIFGLFVHEYGHVLAMNRLGMGPAKIYIIPFLGGLARGQRNPDSEWHGVLVALAGPAFGLLAILPVVGVWLATGDDAWMLGAFFIAMINLVNLAPAPPLDGSKALGPVLARIDPMVEKAALIAIGGLAVWWGVSTGRWILAIFLGLAVFGSLQRGAWRPGETKLTWPEAARSLGLFLLTGAACLGAAIGVLLPIADGSPGEALSIAARFIGFDQ; encoded by the coding sequence ATGAGCGAGATCGGTCCCTGGGGTGCGCGCGACGGGCGCGCGGCAACACCGGGTGTCAGCGCCGAAACGGCCGTGCCCGCCTCCAGCCCCGGTGCACCGCCGATCGACAAGGGACAGAGCCTGCCCTGGGCGATCGGATCGACCCTGCTGCTGGGCGGGTTCATCTGGTTGACCACAGGCAGCTGGGTCGTCGCAGTGGCGGCGATCTTCGGCCTGTTCGTGCACGAGTACGGACACGTTCTGGCGATGAACCGGCTGGGGATGGGACCGGCGAAGATCTACATCATCCCCTTCCTCGGCGGGCTGGCGCGGGGGCAGCGGAACCCCGACAGCGAATGGCACGGGGTGCTGGTGGCGCTGGCGGGGCCGGCGTTCGGCCTGCTGGCGATCCTGCCGGTGGTGGGCGTGTGGCTCGCGACCGGCGACGATGCCTGGATGCTGGGGGCCTTCTTCATCGCCATGATCAATCTGGTGAACCTGGCCCCCGCGCCGCCGCTAGATGGATCGAAGGCGCTCGGCCCCGTGCTGGCCCGGATCGATCCGATGGTCGAGAAGGCGGCGCTGATTGCGATAGGCGGTCTGGCGGTCTGGTGGGGCGTGTCCACCGGGCGCTGGATCCTGGCCATCTTTCTGGGCCTTGCCGTGTTCGGGTCGCTGCAGCGTGGCGCGTGGCGGCCGGGCGAGACAAAGCTGACCTGGCCCGAGGCGGCGAGGTCCCTGGGCCTGTTCCTGCTGACCGGGGCGGCCTGTCTGGGCGCGGCGATCGGCGTGCTGCTGCCGATCGCGGACGGCTCTCCGGGCGAGGCTCTGTCCATCGCCGCCCGCTTCATCGGTTTCGACCAATGA
- the nadA gene encoding quinolinate synthase NadA, whose protein sequence is MVVSLQLDRKIAEETAPVWAKVKDFVTPMEWPDQARLISEINALKRERDAVILAHNYMTPEIFHGVGDYVGDSLGLAKEAAKSSAKVIVQAGVHFMAETSKILSPDKTVLIPDLKAGCSLAEAITGADVRLIKQRYPGIPVVTYVNTTADVKAETDICCTSANAVQVVEWAAKQWGVDKVILIPDEFLARNVAAQTTVGIIAWKGRCIVHERFRAADIEEMRQAYPGAEILAHPECPEDVLAAADFAGSTAAMTDYITTRKPRQVVLITECSMAANIKGDVPEVQFIGPCNLCPYMKRITLTNIRDCLRDMRFEVTVPQELIAPAALAVQRMIDLPPPSVPARYDMVKARHHVSVELI, encoded by the coding sequence TTGGTCGTCAGTCTGCAGCTGGATCGCAAGATCGCCGAGGAGACCGCGCCGGTCTGGGCCAAGGTCAAGGACTTCGTCACGCCGATGGAGTGGCCGGATCAGGCGCGACTGATCTCCGAGATCAACGCCCTGAAGCGCGAACGCGACGCGGTCATCCTGGCGCACAACTATATGACGCCCGAGATCTTCCACGGGGTCGGCGACTATGTCGGCGACAGCCTGGGCCTGGCCAAGGAGGCGGCGAAGTCCAGTGCGAAGGTGATCGTGCAGGCGGGCGTGCACTTCATGGCCGAGACGTCCAAGATCCTGAGTCCCGACAAGACCGTGCTGATCCCCGACCTGAAGGCCGGCTGCTCGCTGGCCGAGGCGATCACGGGGGCGGACGTGCGTCTGATCAAGCAACGCTATCCCGGCATTCCGGTCGTCACCTATGTGAACACCACGGCCGACGTGAAAGCCGAGACCGACATCTGCTGCACATCCGCCAACGCCGTTCAGGTGGTGGAATGGGCAGCGAAACAATGGGGCGTCGACAAGGTCATCCTGATCCCTGACGAGTTCCTGGCGCGCAATGTCGCCGCCCAGACGACGGTCGGCATCATCGCCTGGAAGGGTCGCTGCATCGTCCACGAGCGGTTCCGCGCCGCCGACATCGAGGAGATGCGTCAGGCGTATCCCGGTGCCGAGATCCTGGCCCACCCGGAATGCCCGGAGGACGTGCTGGCGGCTGCGGACTTCGCCGGATCGACGGCAGCGATGACCGACTACATCACCACGAGAAAGCCGCGTCAGGTGGTGCTGATCACTGAATGCTCGATGGCGGCCAACATCAAGGGCGACGTGCCCGAGGTCCAGTTCATCGGGCCGTGCAACCTGTGCCCCTATATGAAGCGGATCACCCTGACGAATATCCGCGACTGCCTGCGGGACATGCGCTTCGAGGTGACGGTGCCGCAGGAACTGATCGCGCCCGCCGCCCTGGCCGTGCAGCGGATGATCGACCTGCCGCCGCCGTCGGTGCCGGCGCGCTATGACATGGTCAAGGCCCGGCACCATGTGTCGGTGGAGCTGATATGA
- the ilvA gene encoding threonine ammonia-lyase, biosynthetic, with the protein MQETLRRILTARVYDVAIQTPLDPLPGLTRRLGRAVLQKREDLQPIFSFKIRGAYNKIAGLSGPELARGVICASAGNHAQGVAFAARKRGATATIVMPVTTPPIKVAAVRALGGDVILHGDAFDEAFAEASRMAADDGAVFIHPFDDPDVIAGQGTVGLEIMRQHSGPIEAIFVPVGGGGLAAGVAAIVKFLRPGTKVIGVEPVDAACMQAAIAAGEVVTLNQVGLFCDGVAVRQAGTETFRLCRDLLDDIVTVDNDAICAAIKDIFDDSRAVAEPSGALALAGLKAWAAAHPDADGGALIAVNSGANVNFDRLRHIAERAEIGEGTEALLAVAMADDRAVYSRFLSALDGRSVTEFNYRWSGEGRAHIFVGVALKQGPHEKDDLISTLRSGDYAVEDMSDNETAKLHVRHMVGGRATGLPHERILRFEFPERPGAFLRFLNSLKPAWALTLFHYRNHGDDVGRVLAGISVPPAEQPALTTALAELGYPYVDETDNPATKLFLEAV; encoded by the coding sequence ATGCAAGAAACCCTCCGCCGGATCCTGACCGCCCGCGTCTATGACGTGGCGATCCAGACACCGCTCGACCCCCTGCCCGGCCTGACCCGACGGCTTGGACGCGCCGTGCTGCAGAAGCGCGAGGACCTGCAGCCGATCTTCTCGTTCAAGATCCGCGGGGCCTACAACAAGATCGCCGGTCTGTCCGGCCCGGAGCTGGCGCGCGGCGTCATCTGCGCCTCGGCCGGCAACCATGCCCAGGGCGTCGCCTTCGCCGCCCGGAAGCGGGGCGCGACCGCCACCATCGTCATGCCGGTCACCACCCCGCCCATCAAGGTCGCGGCCGTGCGCGCCCTGGGTGGCGACGTCATCCTGCATGGCGACGCCTTCGACGAGGCCTTCGCCGAGGCCAGCCGCATGGCCGCAGACGACGGCGCGGTCTTCATCCACCCTTTCGACGACCCCGATGTGATCGCAGGCCAGGGCACGGTGGGGCTGGAGATCATGCGTCAGCACTCCGGGCCGATCGAAGCCATCTTCGTGCCCGTCGGCGGCGGGGGTCTGGCCGCCGGGGTCGCGGCCATCGTCAAATTCCTCCGGCCCGGAACGAAGGTCATCGGCGTAGAGCCCGTCGACGCCGCCTGCATGCAGGCCGCCATCGCAGCGGGCGAGGTCGTGACCCTGAACCAGGTCGGCCTGTTCTGCGACGGTGTGGCCGTGCGTCAGGCGGGAACCGAGACCTTCCGCCTGTGCAGGGACCTGCTGGACGACATCGTCACCGTCGACAACGACGCCATCTGCGCCGCCATCAAGGACATCTTCGACGACAGCCGCGCCGTGGCCGAGCCGTCGGGGGCGCTCGCACTGGCAGGCCTTAAGGCCTGGGCCGCCGCCCATCCGGATGCCGACGGGGGTGCCCTGATCGCGGTCAACTCCGGGGCCAACGTCAATTTCGATCGCCTGCGCCACATCGCCGAACGCGCCGAGATCGGCGAGGGCACCGAGGCCCTGCTGGCCGTGGCCATGGCCGACGACCGCGCCGTCTACAGCCGCTTCCTGTCCGCGCTCGACGGCCGCTCGGTGACCGAGTTCAACTACCGCTGGTCGGGCGAAGGTCGCGCCCACATCTTCGTCGGGGTCGCCCTGAAGCAGGGTCCGCACGAGAAGGACGATCTCATCTCAACGCTGCGGTCCGGCGATTACGCTGTCGAGGACATGAGCGACAACGAGACCGCCAAGCTGCATGTCCGCCACATGGTCGGCGGCCGCGCCACCGGCCTGCCGCACGAACGGATCCTGCGCTTCGAATTCCCCGAGCGCCCGGGGGCCTTCCTGCGCTTCCTGAACAGTCTTAAACCCGCCTGGGCCCTGACCCTGTTCCACTACCGCAACCACGGCGACGACGTCGGCCGGGTGCTGGCAGGCATTTCCGTCCCGCCCGCCGAACAGCCCGCCCTGACCACCGCCCTGGCCGAGCTGGGCTATCCCTATGTCGACGAGACCGACAACCCGGCGACGAAACTGTTCCTGGAGGCGGTGTAG
- a CDS encoding methylated-DNA--[protein]-cysteine S-methyltransferase: MKNAQPETLTLDRIATPVGEVLLVTDADGAVRALDFVDFEPRMMRLLGRHAPGATLQMGRAPETVRGAVEAYFAGDATALDGLTVRTAGTAFQTAVWAALRAIPAGETRSYGQLAAAVGSPKAVRAAGLANGQNPVAVIVPCHRVIGANGTLTGYAGGLERKRWLLAHEGVVL, encoded by the coding sequence ATGAAAAACGCGCAGCCTGAGACCCTGACCCTGGACCGGATCGCGACGCCGGTGGGCGAGGTGCTGCTGGTCACCGATGCGGACGGTGCCGTGCGGGCGCTTGACTTCGTCGACTTTGAGCCCCGGATGATGCGGCTGCTGGGACGGCACGCGCCCGGCGCGACGCTGCAGATGGGCCGCGCGCCGGAGACGGTGCGGGGGGCGGTCGAGGCCTATTTCGCGGGCGATGCGACGGCGCTGGACGGGCTGACGGTCCGGACGGCGGGGACGGCGTTCCAGACGGCGGTCTGGGCCGCACTGCGCGCCATCCCGGCGGGCGAGACCCGCAGCTATGGCCAGCTGGCGGCGGCGGTGGGGTCGCCGAAGGCGGTGCGGGCGGCCGGGCTGGCGAACGGACAGAATCCGGTCGCGGTGATCGTGCCGTGCCACCGGGTGATCGGGGCCAACGGGACGCTGACAGGCTATGCGGGCGGGCTGGAGCGCAAGCGGTGGCTGCTGGCGCATGAGGGGGTGGTGTTGTGA